A genome region from Polyangiaceae bacterium includes the following:
- a CDS encoding DUF4215 domain-containing protein, with product MEKKRIALPWIWLGMCTIAGSACVIEGEWLPDLPPPGSIMGAATRAPICGDGIRDITEACDDSNVQSGDGCDQTCRVEQCFVCSDDVAAGRSICGPACNELAGQYCYAGACVSCVDGIQNGAETDVDCGGGCGPCDISKRCTGTNDCSSGFCSGGLCCNEACDGMCIRCDLPDSAGICAFVPESETHEDELFVCNGASACDGKGACKKLSTEACSAGIECISGKCLNGACF from the coding sequence ATGGAGAAAAAACGTATTGCATTGCCGTGGATTTGGCTTGGCATGTGCACCATCGCCGGAAGCGCATGCGTCATCGAAGGAGAATGGCTGCCAGACCTTCCTCCGCCGGGTAGCATCATGGGGGCGGCAACACGTGCGCCCATCTGCGGCGACGGCATTCGCGACATCACCGAAGCTTGCGATGATTCCAATGTCCAATCCGGTGATGGTTGCGACCAAACCTGCAGGGTCGAACAGTGTTTCGTGTGCTCCGACGATGTCGCCGCCGGCCGTAGCATCTGCGGTCCAGCTTGTAATGAGCTTGCTGGGCAATACTGCTATGCAGGGGCGTGCGTGAGCTGCGTGGACGGCATCCAAAACGGCGCAGAAACCGATGTCGATTGCGGTGGCGGATGCGGACCTTGCGACATCAGCAAAAGGTGCACGGGTACCAACGACTGCTCGTCGGGCTTCTGTTCCGGCGGCCTCTGCTGCAACGAAGCCTGCGATGGAATGTGCATTCGGTGCGATTTACCGGACAGCGCCGGCATTTGTGCATTCGTTCCCGAGAGCGAAACCCACGAAGACGAGCTTTTCGTGTGCAATGGTGCGTCGGCGTGCGACGGAAAGGGGGCGTGCAAGAAATTGTCCACCGAAGCATGCAGCGCAGGCATCGAATGTATCAGCGGCAAGTGCTTGAACGGCGCTTGTTTTTGA